In Patescibacteria group bacterium, a single genomic region encodes these proteins:
- a CDS encoding DoxX family protein: MNFISKVAVWFRNEDAGLLVLRVAVAIPFIVHGYAKLADHGMYVQAFASMGIFAPAFMAWFVGLVEFVGGIVVLLGIFVRTAGVLLTVVMVVAIATVHAKSGYSAMTGGYEYQLTLLLTALAVAFTGAGKYVPAPLAKLEAKCCAGCASTCGCDETK; encoded by the coding sequence ATGAATTTTATCTCAAAAGTCGCAGTGTGGTTTCGAAATGAGGACGCGGGCCTCCTCGTGCTCCGAGTGGCGGTGGCGATTCCGTTTATTGTTCACGGATATGCCAAGCTTGCCGATCATGGTATGTATGTGCAGGCATTTGCGAGCATGGGCATCTTTGCTCCAGCTTTCATGGCCTGGTTTGTTGGCTTGGTTGAGTTTGTTGGCGGCATTGTGGTCTTGCTCGGCATTTTCGTGCGAACAGCGGGGGTCCTCCTAACTGTGGTGATGGTGGTAGCAATTGCGACTGTCCACGCAAAGAGCGGATATTCAGCAATGACCGGTGGCTACGAGTACCAGCTCACTCTTTTGTTGACAGCGTTGGCGGTGGCTTTCACTGGCGCTGGCAAGTATGTTCCAGCTCCGTTGGCGAAGCTTGAAGCGAAGTGTTGTGCTGGTTGTGCTAGCACCTGCGGTTGTGACGAGACGAAGTAG
- the typA gene encoding translational GTPase TypA produces the protein MEIRNIAIIAHVDHGKTTLTDALLKQNGAAEEGASMDSNALELERGITIYAKNTSLYYKDTKINIVDTPGHADFGSEVERVLRSIDTVLLVVDAQEGPMPQTRFVLKKSLELGLKPIVVLNKIDKPAARPAEAHEEILELFMELGANDQQLDFTTVYAIGRQGIAKMKLTDESADLTPLLDTILKLVPSANGTDQATHDALEAKPLRMQAFNLAYDNFLGRMAIGRIQEGSVKMAQQVFIKKDGAETVTGKITKIFTFEGTARKEVQEAFAGDIAMIAGLPSIYIGETICGAADATPLPTIKIDEPTISLNFLVNDSPFAGREGKFVTSRQIRERLEKELEVNVGLKVDFAANDFFKVYGRGELHISILLENMRREGYEVQISQPQVIVKEEGGKKLEPFEEVIIDVKPEVTGAIIKTLSERRGMMTQMKEGDGTTRIVFEMPTRGLLGYRGQFVVDTRGEGIMSSRFLEFRPWAGEVQRTSFGSMVSMENGKAIAYSLEKLQERGSLYIEPGDELYEGMVVGNVTKGEDMAVNPVKAKQLTNMRQKSSDGLVLLTPPLKLNIERGMEIMAEDDYLEITPTKTRLRKRFLKEGDRLKSQKQG, from the coding sequence ATGGAAATTCGCAACATCGCCATCATCGCCCACGTGGACCATGGTAAGACCACCCTCACCGACGCTCTATTGAAACAAAATGGAGCGGCTGAAGAAGGTGCCAGCATGGACTCCAACGCTCTCGAACTAGAGCGCGGCATTACTATTTACGCGAAAAACACTTCCCTCTACTACAAGGACACCAAGATCAACATCGTGGACACCCCGGGTCACGCCGACTTCGGTTCCGAAGTGGAGCGTGTGTTGCGATCCATCGACACGGTGCTGCTCGTGGTAGACGCGCAGGAAGGTCCAATGCCGCAGACTCGTTTCGTACTCAAGAAGTCTCTCGAATTGGGACTCAAGCCGATCGTCGTGCTCAACAAGATCGACAAGCCGGCCGCTCGACCCGCAGAAGCGCACGAAGAAATCCTCGAGCTCTTCATGGAGCTCGGCGCCAACGACCAGCAGCTCGATTTCACCACCGTCTACGCGATCGGCCGCCAGGGTATCGCGAAAATGAAGCTCACCGACGAAAGTGCCGACCTCACCCCGCTTTTGGATACTATTTTGAAGCTTGTCCCTTCAGCCAACGGCACCGACCAGGCCACTCACGACGCGCTCGAAGCCAAGCCACTCCGCATGCAGGCGTTTAACCTCGCATACGACAACTTTCTCGGACGTATGGCGATCGGCCGCATCCAGGAAGGTAGCGTGAAGATGGCGCAGCAGGTGTTCATTAAGAAGGACGGGGCGGAAACCGTCACTGGAAAGATCACCAAGATTTTCACCTTCGAAGGTACCGCTCGAAAGGAGGTGCAAGAGGCATTCGCAGGCGACATCGCGATGATCGCCGGTCTTCCTTCGATCTACATCGGCGAGACCATCTGCGGTGCGGCTGATGCCACCCCGTTGCCGACCATCAAGATCGACGAACCGACTATTTCCCTCAATTTTTTGGTCAACGACTCACCTTTCGCCGGCCGCGAAGGCAAATTTGTCACCAGCCGACAGATCCGTGAGCGACTCGAAAAAGAGCTCGAAGTGAACGTCGGTCTCAAGGTGGATTTCGCCGCCAACGACTTTTTCAAGGTGTACGGCCGAGGCGAGCTTCACATTTCTATTTTGCTTGAAAATATGCGACGCGAAGGCTACGAAGTGCAGATCTCTCAGCCGCAGGTCATTGTGAAGGAAGAGGGTGGCAAGAAGCTCGAGCCGTTTGAGGAAGTGATCATCGATGTGAAGCCGGAAGTGACGGGTGCGATCATTAAGACACTTTCGGAGCGACGTGGCATGATGACACAGATGAAGGAAGGCGATGGCACGACTCGTATCGTCTTCGAAATGCCGACTCGAGGTCTGCTTGGCTATCGCGGACAGTTTGTGGTGGACACTCGAGGCGAAGGTATTATGTCTTCCCGATTCTTGGAGTTCCGACCATGGGCCGGCGAAGTGCAGCGCACTTCTTTTGGCTCAATGGTGTCTATGGAAAACGGCAAGGCGATCGCCTATTCTCTCGAAAAATTGCAGGAACGTGGTTCGCTATACATCGAACCGGGCGACGAGCTGTACGAGGGTATGGTCGTGGGTAATGTCACCAAGGGTGAGGACATGGCGGTGAATCCTGTGAAAGCCAAGCAGCTCACCAACATGCGACAGAAGAGTTCCGACGGCTTGGTGTTGCTCACGCCGCCCCTGAAACTCAATATTGAACGCGGCATGGAAATCATGGCCGAGGACGACTATCTCGAGATCACCCCTACCAAAACCCGCCTCCGCAAGCGCTTCTTGAAAGAAGGCGATCGGTTGAAGTCGCAGAAGCAGGGGTAG
- the truB gene encoding tRNA pseudouridine(55) synthase TruB, which translates to MGEAPKNPPAELMLVDKPAGISSFDVIRRLQRESAYAGRKMGHAGTLDPLATGLMIIGIDGGTKRLAELLGLSKVYEAEFVVGMRTDSGDTDGRVLEQWSTEQVATFGAGITAEHIEAVLVGMKGALHLPVPIYSAIKRGGKKLYELARAGQTAEEIKPPMKEMTVESVRFLGWENTANGPRVRVELGVSSGTYIRSLGEEFGRRIGALVTMSALRRTSIGEFSVRDARKI; encoded by the coding sequence ATGGGAGAAGCACCGAAAAATCCTCCGGCGGAGCTAATGTTGGTCGACAAGCCAGCCGGTATCAGCTCTTTTGACGTGATTCGCCGATTGCAGAGAGAATCCGCCTACGCTGGCCGAAAAATGGGGCATGCCGGTACTCTCGATCCTTTGGCGACAGGGTTGATGATCATTGGTATTGATGGTGGGACGAAGCGTTTGGCGGAACTGCTCGGGCTGTCGAAAGTGTACGAAGCAGAATTCGTGGTCGGTATGCGGACCGATAGCGGAGATACGGACGGGCGGGTATTGGAGCAGTGGTCGACCGAGCAGGTGGCGACATTTGGTGCTGGCATTACGGCAGAGCATATCGAGGCGGTGTTGGTTGGGATGAAGGGCGCGCTGCACTTGCCGGTACCGATCTACTCGGCGATTAAGCGCGGTGGGAAAAAGTTGTACGAATTGGCTCGCGCGGGGCAGACGGCAGAAGAGATCAAGCCACCGATGAAAGAAATGACGGTCGAGTCCGTACGATTTTTGGGATGGGAAAATACCGCCAATGGTCCGCGAGTGCGAGTGGAGCTCGGTGTGTCTAGTGGTACCTATATCCGCTCACTAGGAGAGGAGTTTGGCCGGCGCATTGGCGCGCTGGTGACGATGAGTGCACTGCGGCGCACGAGTATTGGCGAATTTTCAGTGAGAGACGCGCGGAAAATCTAG
- a CDS encoding glycosyltransferase family 4 protein, whose product MEAKDGGLHVVIATGIFPPQSGGPATYSKLLADRLPDFGHTVKVVNFGSVLHWPKGVRHALYFAKLFTAALQADVIYAQDPVSVGLPAKWVAHLLRKPFLLKIVGDYAWEQGSQRYGVTDTLDHFSLGSDYPLAVRKLKQIQLGVALAADKIIVPSEYLKRIVSAWGVPAEKITVIYNGFELSSVAKVPAKQLNLGAHSVVSVGRLVPWKGFDTLIEAVANLAGHITTSGQKSYSDLRLYILGDGPDRATLAQRASELKAPVTFLGKVDHGTVLQYLASANVFALNTAYEGFSHLLLEAMAMGVPIITTPVGGNVELIADGKNGLFVPQGDVRSLADTIERVLKDDHLARQLSTAGKSRVAEFSDEKMLRELQIVLSSLKASNSK is encoded by the coding sequence ATGGAAGCAAAGGATGGGGGACTTCATGTGGTGATCGCGACCGGCATTTTTCCGCCACAATCCGGCGGCCCGGCGACGTATTCGAAGTTGTTGGCCGATCGTCTGCCCGATTTCGGTCACACGGTAAAGGTAGTCAATTTTGGTTCGGTCTTGCATTGGCCGAAGGGTGTTCGACATGCGTTGTATTTCGCGAAGCTATTCACGGCCGCACTGCAGGCCGATGTTATCTATGCTCAGGACCCGGTTTCGGTTGGGTTGCCGGCTAAATGGGTGGCACACCTGCTTCGAAAACCGTTTTTACTCAAAATCGTCGGCGACTACGCGTGGGAGCAAGGCAGCCAGCGGTATGGTGTAACTGATACGCTCGATCATTTCTCGCTCGGTTCGGATTATCCGCTTGCTGTCCGCAAGCTCAAGCAGATTCAATTGGGAGTTGCGCTTGCCGCCGACAAAATCATCGTGCCAAGCGAATATTTGAAACGCATCGTCTCTGCGTGGGGTGTGCCGGCAGAAAAAATCACCGTGATTTACAATGGTTTCGAATTGTCGAGTGTGGCAAAGGTTCCGGCGAAGCAACTAAATCTCGGCGCTCACTCTGTAGTGAGTGTTGGCCGCCTCGTGCCATGGAAAGGGTTTGATACGCTGATCGAGGCTGTCGCCAATCTCGCAGGACACATTACGACATCCGGGCAGAAGTCGTATTCGGACCTGCGTCTCTACATTCTCGGCGATGGTCCGGACCGTGCGACATTGGCACAAAGGGCGTCGGAGCTGAAAGCACCCGTCACGTTTTTGGGCAAGGTGGATCACGGGACGGTTTTGCAATATCTCGCTTCAGCAAACGTCTTCGCTCTCAACACGGCCTATGAAGGTTTCTCGCATTTGTTACTTGAGGCGATGGCGATGGGTGTACCGATCATTACGACTCCAGTCGGGGGTAATGTTGAGCTTATCGCCGATGGCAAGAATGGATTGTTTGTGCCACAAGGCGATGTGCGCTCACTCGCGGATACGATTGAGAGAGTTTTGAAGGATGACCATCTCGCTCGACAGCTTTCAACGGCCGGGAAGTCGCGGGTAGCGGAATTTAGTGACGAGAAGATGCTGAGGGAGTTGCAGATCGTGCTCAGTTCACTCAAGGCTTCGAACTCGAAGTAG